A genome region from Alteripontixanthobacter maritimus includes the following:
- a CDS encoding flagellar motor protein MotB, giving the protein MSPPADAPAEPVRPIIVKKVFVTEAGHHGGAWKVAYADFVTAMMAFFLMLWLLGATTENQRKGLADYFTPTLVKLKQESAGSDGMLGGSSMVDADSYPHRAGQTGNRELTIPKGAQGGPQKEDAAPDKDGKRHRDLKAKIEKRLEMTARLRRLARQVRVMRTPEGTRIDLVDDAEFSMFALGTTILVPEARELITAVAEVISDDAAQIVVRGHTDALPWKPGVVANNWSLSTGRAEATRQAMLATTIPETRFDRIEGVADRELLVKDDPADPRNRRISVLLLD; this is encoded by the coding sequence ATGTCACCCCCCGCAGACGCTCCCGCCGAGCCGGTGCGCCCGATCATCGTCAAGAAGGTCTTCGTGACCGAGGCGGGCCACCATGGCGGCGCGTGGAAGGTTGCCTATGCCGATTTCGTCACCGCGATGATGGCGTTCTTCCTGATGCTCTGGCTGCTGGGCGCCACGACCGAGAACCAGCGCAAGGGCCTCGCCGATTATTTTACCCCCACCCTCGTCAAGTTGAAGCAGGAAAGCGCCGGGTCCGACGGGATGCTGGGCGGCAGTTCGATGGTGGACGCAGACAGCTACCCCCACCGCGCCGGGCAGACGGGCAACCGCGAACTGACCATTCCAAAGGGCGCGCAAGGCGGCCCGCAGAAGGAAGATGCCGCGCCAGACAAGGATGGCAAGCGCCACCGCGACCTGAAGGCGAAGATCGAAAAGCGGCTGGAGATGACCGCGCGGCTGCGCCGTCTCGCCCGGCAGGTGCGCGTGATGCGGACGCCCGAAGGCACGCGGATCGACCTCGTCGACGATGCGGAGTTTTCCATGTTCGCGCTGGGCACCACGATCCTCGTCCCCGAAGCGCGCGAGCTGATTACCGCCGTGGCCGAAGTGATTTCGGACGACGCCGCGCAGATCGTGGTGCGCGGCCATACCGACGCGCTGCCGTGGAAGCCGGGCGTGGTGGCCAACAACTGGTCGCTAAGCACCGGCCGCGCCGAAGCCACCCGCCAGGCCATGCTCGCCACAACCATCCCCGAAACCCGCTTCGACCGCATCGAAGGCGTGGCCGACCGCGAGCTTTTGGTAAAGGACGACCCGGCAGACCCCCGCAACCGGCGGATATCGGTGTTGTTGCTGGATTGA
- the motA gene encoding flagellar motor stator protein MotA codes for MFAAAGIVILLVLVFGGFVMSGGALGPVMAAIPIEMTIIGGAAIGALVAGNSMHELKGLGRGVARVFKGPMYSGQDHVDAIALTSRLMKVQRAEGPVALESHVTDPQNSAIFAEYPRLLAQPALTNLVCDALTLIVVSSGTLDTHAIEDVMDNAIRTQLHEIEEPAHALQNLADALPALGIVAAVLGIVKTMGSIDQPPEVLGKMIGSALVGTFLGVLLAYGIVGPLAGRLKQVNAHDSQIYQSVKQVIIASLHGHPQPLVVESARSGLPPAHRPPLTDLLDTLRGR; via the coding sequence ATGTTTGCAGCCGCTGGTATCGTCATCCTCCTCGTCCTCGTTTTCGGGGGCTTCGTCATGAGCGGCGGCGCGCTGGGGCCGGTCATGGCCGCGATCCCTATCGAAATGACCATCATCGGCGGCGCTGCCATCGGCGCGCTGGTGGCGGGCAATTCCATGCACGAACTGAAGGGTCTGGGTCGCGGCGTGGCCCGCGTGTTCAAGGGCCCGATGTATTCGGGGCAGGACCATGTGGACGCCATCGCGCTGACCAGCCGCCTGATGAAAGTCCAGCGCGCGGAAGGCCCCGTGGCGCTGGAAAGCCATGTGACCGATCCGCAGAACTCCGCCATCTTCGCTGAATATCCGCGCCTGCTGGCGCAGCCCGCGCTGACCAATCTGGTGTGCGACGCGCTGACGCTGATCGTGGTAAGCTCCGGCACGCTCGACACCCATGCGATCGAGGATGTGATGGACAATGCCATCCGCACCCAGCTGCACGAGATCGAGGAGCCTGCCCATGCCCTGCAGAACCTGGCTGACGCGCTGCCCGCGCTGGGCATTGTGGCCGCCGTGCTGGGCATCGTGAAGACCATGGGTTCGATCGACCAGCCGCCAGAAGTATTGGGCAAGATGATCGGTTCCGCGCTGGTCGGCACGTTTCTGGGCGTATTGCTCGCCTATGGTATAGTCGGCCCGCTGGCCGGCCGGCTGAAGCAGGTAAACGCGCATGACAGCCAGATCTACCAATCGGTGAAGCAGGTCATCATCGCCAGCCTGCACGGCCATCCGCAGCCGCTGGTGGTGGAAAGCGCCCGCAGTGGTCTGCCGCCCGCGCACCGCCCGCCGCTGACCGACCTGCTCGACACGCTGCGGGGCCGCTGA
- a CDS encoding flagellin N-terminal helical domain-containing protein, translating into MTLPTINSSSAFFRRSLTDMTSLRGQAEQLQQSIGTGTRIARSSDDPVAAAQLRGLGRADRLASIDSANTARAADELSRGGDALSDIAGELIRIRELTLLASSEATGAQQRSVIADEIDQLQQSLLAAVNTRGLSGGALFGGETDGPAYRENGRGVIFYDGTAQAGEFDLGDDIAIPRGITGPTFTNFDDNGTQTNVFAFLTDLSAALRSSADPAAAATGALAGLDEALGQVNRSQTVLGARAAWIEIIQTRQDQLSESRSRASADVGGTDLTSAIAELQQTLTVLEASQASFVRMQNLSLFDAI; encoded by the coding sequence ATGACCTTGCCCACGATCAATTCCTCATCCGCGTTTTTCCGCCGGTCGCTTACCGACATGACCTCGCTTCGCGGGCAGGCGGAACAGCTGCAACAGTCCATCGGCACAGGCACGCGGATCGCACGCTCGTCCGACGATCCGGTCGCTGCAGCTCAGCTGCGCGGACTGGGGAGAGCGGACCGGCTGGCTTCCATCGACAGCGCCAATACGGCGCGCGCGGCGGACGAGCTGTCGCGCGGCGGCGATGCGCTGTCCGATATCGCAGGCGAACTGATCCGCATCCGCGAACTCACCCTTCTTGCATCGAGCGAAGCCACCGGTGCCCAGCAGCGCAGCGTGATCGCGGACGAGATCGACCAGTTGCAGCAAAGCCTGCTTGCCGCCGTAAACACGCGCGGATTGTCGGGCGGTGCGTTGTTCGGCGGGGAAACCGACGGCCCCGCTTACCGCGAGAACGGGCGCGGCGTGATCTTCTACGACGGTACTGCGCAAGCGGGCGAGTTCGATCTGGGCGACGACATTGCCATCCCGCGCGGCATTACCGGGCCGACCTTCACCAATTTCGACGATAACGGCACCCAGACCAATGTATTCGCGTTCCTGACCGACCTGTCCGCTGCCCTGCGCTCATCCGCCGACCCTGCCGCCGCCGCGACCGGAGCGCTGGCCGGGCTGGACGAAGCGTTAGGGCAGGTGAACCGTTCGCAAACGGTGCTGGGCGCGCGTGCCGCCTGGATCGAGATCATCCAGACCCGGCAGGACCAGCTTTCTGAAAGCCGCAGCCGCGCCAGCGCCGATGTCGGCGGCACCGACCTCACCTCCGCCATCGCCGAATTGCAGCAGACGCTGACCGTGCTGGAAGCCAGCCAGGCCAGCTTCGTGCGGATGCAGAACCTGTCTTTGTTCGACGCGATCTGA
- the flgK gene encoding flagellar hook-associated protein FlgK, which yields MSSNLLLIGKSGALAARSALETTGQNIANAATKGYSRRTVELGEVASSGGADFRSNVALSGVRVESIQRSSSVFLQSEARRTGSDLARADSELRSLAGALASVEQAGVYPAIVEFEASLAGLGSDPLDQSLRAAVLESARALSGTLNIAAGSLAAVSEEARFSAHDDAARVTVLASDLARTNVALTRAESGSGSRAVLLDQRDALLADMAQRIGVTATYDATGRVDVRLGDAGGPAIVSGNASFALTATDLPDGTLAYEIDTDPPAAVIPVSGRLAGTGQGLSAVRDLATQLDELAANIAQTANDAQADGITPAGAAGRPLFSGSTAATLAMSLTNGSGLATAPASAGANSRNTANLAALRAALANSGPASTADAILFGVSSAVAARSVTREALSAIAETAQVSLTRETGVDLDSEAANLLRFQQAFQASGRVIQVASDIFDTLLAIR from the coding sequence ATGAGCAGCAATCTCCTCTTGATCGGCAAAAGCGGCGCGCTGGCTGCGCGTAGCGCGCTGGAAACCACCGGCCAGAACATCGCCAACGCCGCGACCAAGGGCTATTCGCGCCGAACGGTCGAGCTCGGCGAAGTGGCATCCAGCGGAGGCGCGGATTTCCGGTCCAACGTGGCCCTGTCGGGCGTGCGCGTTGAAAGCATCCAGCGCTCCAGCTCTGTATTCCTGCAAAGCGAGGCCCGGCGTACCGGCAGCGATCTGGCGCGAGCAGACTCCGAATTGCGCAGCCTTGCAGGAGCGCTGGCCTCTGTCGAGCAAGCGGGTGTCTATCCCGCCATCGTAGAATTCGAAGCCAGCCTTGCCGGCCTCGGTTCCGATCCGCTCGACCAGTCTCTGCGTGCGGCCGTGCTGGAAAGCGCGCGCGCACTGTCCGGAACGTTGAACATCGCGGCCGGATCGCTGGCAGCGGTGAGCGAAGAAGCCCGTTTCTCGGCTCACGACGATGCCGCCCGCGTAACCGTGCTGGCAAGCGACCTTGCCCGTACCAATGTGGCGCTTACTCGCGCTGAAAGCGGCAGCGGCAGCCGGGCGGTCCTCCTCGACCAGCGCGACGCGTTGCTGGCCGACATGGCGCAGCGGATCGGCGTAACCGCAACCTACGATGCCACGGGCCGCGTGGACGTCCGCCTGGGCGACGCCGGCGGACCGGCAATAGTGTCGGGCAACGCGTCCTTCGCCCTCACCGCGACAGACCTGCCGGACGGTACGCTGGCGTACGAAATCGACACCGACCCGCCCGCCGCCGTCATTCCGGTGTCGGGCAGGCTGGCCGGAACCGGCCAGGGCCTGTCCGCGGTGCGCGATCTGGCCACTCAGCTCGACGAATTGGCAGCGAATATTGCGCAAACCGCAAACGACGCGCAGGCGGATGGCATCACGCCCGCGGGCGCTGCCGGACGGCCGCTGTTTTCAGGCAGTACGGCAGCCACGCTCGCAATGTCGCTTACCAATGGCAGCGGCCTTGCCACCGCGCCCGCATCGGCAGGCGCGAACAGCCGCAACACCGCCAATCTGGCGGCCCTGCGCGCGGCGCTCGCGAATAGCGGTCCGGCCAGCACGGCGGACGCCATCCTGTTCGGCGTTTCAAGCGCCGTCGCCGCACGTTCGGTCACCCGCGAGGCCCTGTCCGCGATTGCCGAAACGGCCCAAGTCTCGCTCACCCGGGAAACCGGCGTCGATCTCGATAGTGAAGCTGCCAACCTGTTGCGGTTCCAGCAGGCGTTCCAGGCATCGGGCCGGGTGATCCAGGTTGCCAGCGACATTTTCGACACGCTGTTGGCCATTCGCTGA
- a CDS encoding rod-binding protein — translation MNIASPLTIGPPSAIALNAAAAEKPAENAQLREAAQAFEAVFLRQFLASARASDFGGSDIFSAGGGQGLDQFEAMQDEHLADIASRTGSFGLADAIERQLSAHHTVSGRPAASTGLLAADTT, via the coding sequence GTGAATATCGCCAGTCCCCTCACCATCGGCCCCCCTTCCGCTATCGCCTTGAATGCCGCCGCAGCCGAAAAACCGGCGGAGAACGCTCAGCTGCGCGAGGCTGCACAGGCGTTCGAAGCGGTGTTCCTACGCCAGTTCCTCGCCAGCGCTCGCGCATCCGATTTCGGCGGCAGCGATATCTTTTCCGCCGGCGGCGGTCAGGGGCTCGACCAGTTCGAGGCAATGCAGGACGAACATCTGGCCGACATCGCGAGCCGCACCGGCAGCTTCGGCCTGGCCGACGCGATCGAACGCCAGCTTTCCGCGCATCACACCGTTTCCGGTCGGCCCGCCGCCAGCACAGGTCTTCTCGCGGCTGACACCACATGA
- a CDS encoding flagellar basal body P-ring protein FlgI codes for MRALLPIFAALFALFAMLIPTPAHAERLRDLGNFQGVRANQLTGYGIVVGLAGTGDDNLAYLTQAMRGVSGRLGMPLPPGVSPGLKNAAAVIITAELPAFAKPGQRIDVTVSTMGKAKSLRGGALILTSLQGADGEVYALAQGSLAVGGLGVSGRDGSKVSVNVPTVGRIAGGATVERGVGTGFGDHGTLRFNLHTADFQTAMRLRNAINIEFPGTATIVDGVTLDLVLPFGGDARSAMLARLEGIEVTPAESAAKVIVNSRTGTVVINSAVRLSPAAISHGRLTVRIEEDPRVVQPEPFANGRTAIEQSSEISIEREEARVVRMDGAANLSEVVDALNMLGVGAADLVVILEALKQAGAMQAEMVVL; via the coding sequence ATGCGCGCGCTCCTTCCCATATTCGCCGCGCTGTTCGCGCTCTTCGCCATGCTCATCCCGACCCCTGCCCATGCCGAGCGGCTGCGCGATCTTGGCAATTTTCAGGGCGTGCGCGCCAACCAGCTGACCGGATATGGCATCGTGGTCGGCCTCGCCGGAACGGGCGATGATAATCTTGCCTATCTTACACAGGCCATGCGCGGCGTATCCGGGCGGCTGGGAATGCCCCTGCCGCCGGGTGTATCGCCGGGCCTGAAAAACGCCGCTGCCGTTATCATCACTGCCGAACTACCCGCCTTTGCCAAACCCGGCCAGCGGATCGACGTTACCGTCAGCACCATGGGCAAAGCCAAATCGCTGCGCGGCGGAGCGCTGATCCTGACCAGCCTGCAGGGCGCCGACGGCGAAGTCTATGCGCTGGCGCAGGGCAGCCTCGCAGTCGGCGGACTGGGCGTTTCGGGTCGCGATGGCTCCAAGGTTTCGGTCAATGTGCCCACCGTGGGCCGGATCGCAGGCGGCGCGACCGTGGAACGCGGGGTCGGCACCGGCTTCGGCGATCACGGCACACTGCGCTTCAACCTCCACACCGCCGATTTCCAGACCGCCATGCGCCTGCGCAATGCGATCAACATCGAGTTTCCCGGCACCGCGACGATCGTCGACGGGGTGACGCTGGACCTTGTGCTGCCGTTCGGCGGGGATGCCCGGTCCGCCATGCTCGCCCGATTGGAAGGCATTGAAGTGACGCCTGCCGAAAGCGCGGCCAAAGTCATCGTCAACAGTCGCACCGGCACGGTTGTGATCAACAGCGCGGTCCGCCTGTCGCCCGCCGCGATCAGCCATGGCCGCCTGACTGTCAGGATCGAGGAAGACCCGCGCGTGGTCCAGCCCGAACCCTTTGCAAACGGCCGCACCGCCATCGAACAGTCGAGCGAGATTTCCATCGAGCGCGAGGAAGCGCGCGTGGTCCGCATGGACGGCGCGGCGAACCTGTCCGAAGTGGTCGATGCGCTGAACATGCTGGGTGTGGGCGCGGCGGACCTCGTGGTCATTCTCGAAGCGCTGAAGCAGGCGGGCGCGATGCAGGCCGAAATGGTGGTACTGTGA
- a CDS encoding flagellar basal body L-ring protein FlgH: protein MTILKLAIVSTAALALAGCMGGPARTPGFHAALPAPPPAVRPSADGAIYQAAHGYAALHEGNRARRVGDLVVVVLTESIGTNKRTNGQTSRDGSVSITPPGAGPLDFLNPDALKAAAQGSFKGTGSAGQSSSLDGAVAVTIAEVRANGTALVIGEKQMLLSQGDEWIQFAGLIRLADVDYDNRIASTRVADARIIYSGKGAVQQASRPGWLSRFFSAVSPF from the coding sequence ATGACCATACTAAAACTTGCCATCGTATCCACTGCCGCGCTTGCGCTGGCCGGCTGCATGGGCGGCCCGGCGCGCACGCCCGGTTTCCATGCGGCACTACCAGCCCCGCCCCCGGCGGTGCGCCCGTCGGCGGATGGCGCGATCTATCAGGCAGCGCACGGCTATGCCGCCCTGCACGAGGGCAATCGCGCCCGCCGCGTGGGCGATCTGGTGGTTGTGGTGCTGACCGAAAGCATCGGCACGAACAAGCGCACGAACGGTCAGACCAGCCGCGACGGGTCTGTTTCCATCACCCCGCCCGGCGCAGGCCCGCTCGATTTCCTCAATCCCGATGCCCTTAAAGCTGCGGCGCAGGGGTCGTTCAAGGGAACGGGGAGTGCCGGACAATCCAGCTCGCTCGATGGCGCGGTCGCCGTGACCATCGCCGAAGTGCGCGCCAACGGCACCGCGCTCGTCATAGGAGAGAAACAAATGTTGCTCAGCCAGGGGGACGAATGGATCCAGTTCGCTGGCCTCATCCGGCTGGCCGACGTGGATTACGACAACCGCATCGCCAGCACCCGCGTGGCCGACGCCCGGATCATCTATTCGGGCAAGGGTGCGGTGCAACAGGCGAGCCGCCCCGGCTGGCTGAGCCGTTTCTTCAGCGCCGTGAGTCCGTTCTGA
- the flgG gene encoding flagellar basal-body rod protein FlgG, whose translation MPTSALHVARTGLEAQNTRMQVIAHNLANIGTTGFKRDRADFETLAYQDTRVAGQRSSGETAYAVGLNLGTGVAVQGTSRIGTQGTLNTTGNALDLALDGDGFFQVELPGGQLGYTRAGNFTLSAEGQLVTPQGYAVQPAIEIPPGVQSVTVGPDGTVTAVLPGESAPAELGQLTTATFANPNGLRAQGSNFLVETAASGAAELDVAGTNGRGSVRQGMLEASNVNVVEELVEMIEAQRAYEINSKMISAVDEMLRNANQTL comes from the coding sequence ATGCCAACCTCCGCCCTCCACGTAGCCCGAACCGGCCTCGAAGCGCAGAACACCCGGATGCAGGTGATCGCGCACAATCTCGCCAATATCGGCACTACCGGCTTCAAGCGCGACCGCGCCGATTTCGAGACGCTGGCCTATCAGGACACGCGCGTGGCCGGACAGCGGTCGAGCGGGGAGACGGCCTATGCCGTCGGCCTCAATCTCGGCACCGGGGTGGCCGTGCAGGGCACCAGCCGCATCGGCACGCAGGGTACGCTGAACACCACCGGCAACGCGCTGGACCTGGCGCTGGACGGCGACGGGTTCTTCCAGGTCGAGCTTCCCGGCGGCCAGCTTGGCTATACCCGCGCGGGCAATTTCACTTTGAGCGCCGAAGGCCAGCTGGTCACACCGCAGGGTTACGCCGTGCAGCCCGCCATCGAAATTCCGCCCGGCGTGCAATCCGTGACGGTCGGCCCGGACGGCACAGTCACCGCGGTGCTGCCCGGCGAAAGCGCGCCGGCGGAACTCGGCCAGCTGACTACCGCAACTTTCGCCAATCCCAACGGCCTTCGCGCCCAGGGGTCGAACTTCCTAGTCGAGACAGCCGCCAGCGGGGCCGCCGAACTGGATGTCGCTGGCACGAACGGACGCGGATCGGTGCGGCAGGGCATGCTCGAAGCGTCGAACGTCAATGTCGTCGAGGAGCTGGTCGAGATGATCGAGGCGCAGCGCGCTTACGAGATCAATTCCAAGATGATCAGCGCGGTCGACGAGATGCTGCGCAACGCCAACCAGACGCTTTGA
- a CDS encoding flagellar basal body rod protein FlgF, giving the protein MDRLIYTALSGMDAAMDRQRAVANNLANASTPGFRAESFAVTPMTVKSDALEARSVAAGGVRGADMSAGRVVPTGQPLDIAVSGDALIALQAEDGAEVYSRRGDLSVSVTGVLQNGDGRPVMGQTGPITVPNGQILSIAKDGAIFAVDPATPDAPPAEIARIKLASPQGSAIAKDMAGFLRVVGGGVLPADATAEVTSGALEQSNVDSAGTLVDMIEAQRSFEQRAKLFSTMRELDTSATRLMSLRS; this is encoded by the coding sequence GATGGACCGTCAGCGCGCGGTGGCGAACAATCTCGCCAACGCGTCCACCCCGGGCTTCCGCGCCGAAAGCTTCGCCGTCACCCCCATGACGGTGAAGTCGGACGCGCTGGAAGCCCGATCGGTGGCTGCAGGCGGCGTGCGCGGCGCGGATATGAGCGCGGGCCGCGTGGTGCCCACCGGCCAACCGCTTGATATCGCAGTGTCGGGCGATGCGCTGATCGCGCTGCAGGCCGAGGACGGCGCAGAAGTTTACTCCCGGCGAGGCGATCTGTCCGTGAGCGTAACCGGCGTGCTGCAGAACGGCGACGGTCGCCCGGTGATGGGGCAGACCGGCCCGATCACGGTGCCGAACGGACAGATACTTTCCATTGCCAAGGATGGCGCGATCTTCGCCGTCGATCCCGCCACGCCCGACGCACCGCCTGCCGAAATCGCGCGGATCAAGCTCGCCAGCCCGCAAGGCTCGGCCATTGCGAAGGACATGGCCGGCTTCCTGCGGGTGGTCGGCGGCGGCGTGCTGCCTGCCGACGCCACGGCCGAAGTCACTTCCGGTGCGCTCGAACAGTCCAACGTCGATAGCGCTGGGACGCTGGTCGACATGATCGAGGCGCAGCGAAGCTTCGAACAGCGGGCGAAACTCTTTTCCACCATGCGCGAACTCGACACCTCGGCCACCCGGCTGATGTCGCTCCGCAGCTAA